The following is a genomic window from Citrifermentans bemidjiense Bem.
GCTCGATACATACTTTCATTCCTGCCTTGGTACGCGGTGCCATCACTTCGTTATGAAGATAGTACACAACACATGCCATGACCCCGCTAGCAGAATAACTTATTAAAAACAAAGAAAACAGTTAGGCATTAAGCAATCAAATCTACAAACGGCTGTCTGTTTTTTGTTCTGTTATGCCGACAAACCCGGCAGCTCCAGAGCCTGTCTGCCCCCTTCTTTCAGCACCTTTGGATAGAACGATCTAATTTTAGATGCCTTGCCTCAGAATATTAAATCGACAATATTTAATTATCGAGTATAAATTTTTTTCGCTAATATCACGCTCGATACTTAAGGAGGTTAAGTCATGGCAGAGAAAAAGACAGAAGATATCCTAAAAGATGTAAAACCGATTGAGATCTCTTACAGCGAGAAACTGAAGGAGGATCCGGCGTTCGTGTTGGCACTGATCGAAGACCCTGTGAAGGCGTTTCGCGCATATGGCTACAACGGTGACGAGAAGATGATGAGCATAAATGGGGGGGGGGAGCCCTTTCTGCGGCAGGATATCCTGACTTTGCTCAGGTACGCCGCCGCGAAAGGGATCCTTCTCTCCTTCTCCACCAACGCCTCTCTGGTCACCGAGGAGGTCGCCTCTGCTCTTTATGAGCTCAGGAATTCCCTGTTCTACATCCAGATGAGTCTTTACGGCGAGAGCAGGGAGACCTATGAGGGAGTCACCGGTTCCCGCAACAATATGGAACTGGCACTGAAAGGGCTGGCAAATCTGGTCGAAAGGGGACTGGATGTGGCTGTGCTGACGGTGGCGACTGCCGAGAATGTGGACAGGATTCCCGAGTATGGTGGCGCGCGAGTATGGAATAAAGGAATACAGGTTGGCTCCCGAGGTGTCTTTAGGGAGATCGGCTGACAAGCCGAATATCCGGAAGGCGGATGAGGCGGGTGTATGGAGCAAGCTGGTTGCCTCGCTTGCCAGGATCAAGGAGAACATGGTCGAGGGGGACCCTCCGCTCTACTTGGATGCGAGGCCGCTGTTCGGTGAATACCTCTACAAGGTAACCGGTTTCGGAAATTTCTACGAAAATTGCACGGCCGCCACCACCATGATCTATCTCGACCCATCTGGGAATGTATTGCCATGCCCCTTCCTGAAGCAGTTACCTCCGGAACTGGGAAAGCTGTACAGCCACATCAAGTCAAACAACATCATGAAGAGTAGCTTTCAGAACATCTGGCATTCCGACGCATTTGAGACATTCCGGTCCTATTACGACCCTGGCAAGAACCTTTTCAAGATCAACAAGGAGTGCAAATTTTTCAAAAAGGGAACCTGCATCCCTTGCGCCGTGACCCCGTGCAATTGTGAGGCCTCCATCAGGGCGCTGAAGTCGGAGCTTGCCCCCACCCCCAAGACCGCGAATAGTTGTGAATCGGACTTGAAGTTTGCCCCTGCATCGGCGTCTAACCCTGGCCCACCTTAACTTGTAACCTGTCAACATTCCGCGACAATGGTTCTAAGGGTCTCAGGCCGCAACCTCTTTGCCCCCCTACCTGTCCGCTCCCGGGTGCACTGTCCGCTTAAGCACCATGATGGCCGGCAGGTTGCTTTCGATCCAGTCTGCCAGGGCCTCTACCTTCTCTCCTATGGCCCTTCCCAGCGGGGTCAGCGAGTATTCAACGTGAGGCGGCACAACCGGATAGGAAATCCGGTCGACGAATCCATCCCTCTCCAGATATTGGAGGGTCTGCGCAAGCATCTTTTCACTCACTCCTCCCACTTTGCGCCGCAGCTCGCTGAAGCGGTGCGTCCCTTCCATCAGTGCGACCAGCACGAGAACTCCCCATTGGCTGGTGACATGCTTCAGGATCTCCCGGGACGGGCACTGTGTGGAGAGCAGCTCTCCGCGGCGCAACTGGTCCGACAGAGTGACGACTTCGGATTCAATCATGACACTTACCTTTTTGTGCGTACTTACTTTTTGTAATCGTTGTTGCTATGCTTCACCTGTAACACAGATCGCATGCACACATAAAGGAGATACTCATATGATCGTCGTCACTGGAGCCACCGGACAGTTAGGGCGCCTCGTCATCGCATCGCTTCTCAAAAAAGTACCAGCCTCCCGCATCGTCGCCGCGGTACGGAACCCCGACAAGGCCAAAGACCTTGCCAACCTCGGCGTCCAGGTTCGCCGGGCCGACTACGACCTGCCCGAGAGTTGGGAAAGCGCACTCGTCGACGCCGAGAAGGTGCTACTGATCTCTTCCAGCGAGGTTGGCAAGCGCATCGGCCAGCACCGCACCGTCATCGATGCGGCCAGAAGGGCCGGCGTGAAACTTCTCGCGTACACCAGCCTGCTGCGGGCCGATAGCTCCCCCCTCGGACTCGCCGCCGAGCACGTCGCCACCGAAACCATGATCCGCGACTCCGGTATCTCATTCGTCATGCTACGTAACGGCTGGTACACCGAGAACTACGCCGCCAGTATCGCTCCGGCGGTCGAGCATGGGACCTTCTACGGCTCCGCCGGCGACGGCCGGATCGCGTCGGCCGCCCGCGCCGACTACGCAGAGGCCGCCGTTGCCGTGCTCACCACTGAAGCGGAGGGGGGACGGGTCTACGAACTGGCCGGTGACACAGCCTACACACTCAACGAATTCGCCGCCGAGATTTCCCGCCAGTACGGCAAGCCGGTCAACTACGTCAACCTCCCCGAGCTCGAGTACAAGAAGCTGCTCGTTTCCGTTGGGCTTCCTGAGCCGTTCGCAGCTCTCCTGGCCGATTCCGACAGCGGCGCCGCAAAAGGGGGACTCTTCGACGATAGCCGTCAACTGAGCACCCTGATCGGCAGGCCGACCACCGCCCTGGAGGCGGTGATAGCCCAAGGCAAAAAAGGCGCGTGAAGCGCCCGGCTTGCCTCTTCAAGATTCCACGCGCAAAAAAGCCCGCCGTGCTACTCGGCGGGCTTTTATTCACTCGAACACTATAAGCTGGGTTGTGGTCTCGGATTATTAGGCGGTAGCCGGAAGTGACCCCTCCGCGGCCTGGGGGTCAAGTCTTGTTTATTGCTCATTTTGTGGTTCAATAGGCTTAATAGCAGCTAATGTCACAACATGTGCGGAGCAATTGCGATGGCGCGACCCTTACGCATTGAATTCCCTGGTGCAGTCTACCACCTCACCTCCCGCGGCAACGAACAAAAGAATGTCTTCCGCGACGACAAGGATCGCACGATCTTTCTTGATATTCTGGCAAGATCCTGCAACCTCTTCAACTGGCTCTGTCATGCATACTGCCTCATGGGGAACCACTACCACCTTATCGTTGAGACGGTGGATGACACTTTAAGCAGGGGCATGCGGCATCTAAACGGGGTCTATACTCAGAAATTCAACTGGAATCATCACAGTGTTGGTCATGTTTTCCAAGGAAGGTACAAGGCGATCCTAATCGAGAAAGAGAGCCATCTCTTAGAAGCCTGCAGATATGTCGTGTTGAATCCAGTAAGGGCAAAGCTCGCTGCAGACCCTGCTCAGTGGCGATGGAGTAGCTACAAAGCGACAAGTGGTCTTGAAAAACCAGCAGCTTGCCTTACAACAGCTTGGATCCTTCAACAGTTTGACCAAAAGCCGACCAGCGCCAACAAAAAATATAGGGAGTTCGTTCAAGACGGTATAAACGCAAGGTCGATATGGGAGGACCTCAGGTCGCAGATACTGCTGGGCGATGAGGACTTTGTTGAGCAGTTTAAAGATATAGCAAAGGGAGTAGAGGCATTGACAGAAATCCCGCGCGACCAGCGATTCTTACAGCGCCCAGATCTTCAGGAACTCTTTTCTGGAATTGATAAAGACAACAAAAGGCTGCGAAAAAACGCAGTAATAGAGGCAATAGAAGTGCATGGCTATGCACAGAAGGACGTTGCAGACCACCTGGGGTTGCACTATTCCACGATCAACCGAATCTTAGGCAATAAACGAAACCAGGACAGCTGATCGACACTCATCATGAGCAAGAATAAAGACCTGACCCCCAGGCTGCTGATATAACTAGCGGCGATAAGGACCCCAACAACCCCGACCTGCAAACCTTCAACCCGCTGTTCCCGAAAGGCGCCTATTTCAGCGAGAACGGGCTGATCGGTCCCGCCAACTTCATCGATGTCAATCCCTCAGTAGTATTCCACTTCCTAAAAAACCTTACCGTCACTGCCAACTGGGACTTCTTCTGGCGAGAGAGCACGCGTGACGGCATCTATAACAACGCCGTGGTCCTAGTTCGTTCGGGGAAAAGCAGCTCTGCCCGATACGTCGGGAGCGAGCCGCAGGTACAATGTGAATGGAACGTGCAACGGCATGTCAGCCTAGTAGCCATTTACGCCCACTTCCTTGCAGGACCCTTCCTGCGGGAGTCGGGGCCTGGCGATGACGTCGATTACTTTACGACCTGGGTCACTTACAAGTTTTGAGCAGCGGGCAGGCAATAAACGATACCAGGGCAGCTGATCGACTCTTATCTCGACAGGTACATGAGCAAGAATAAAGACCGGACCCCCAGGCTGCCGGATAGCGACCCGCCCGGCGCAGACCGACGAACACACATTCGACGACGGCACCGATCACCGTCGGGCCCTTTGGGGTGTCTACTCCGTCTTTCCCTTGCCGGCGGCTACCAAAACTAAGGCCGATCTATATTACCTCGGTTACTACAACGGCAACGCCGGGTTTGATCAGGGGCAAGCGAAGGAAACCCGCCACTCGGTGGGGGCCAGGCTTTGGCGGGCCGAGAAGCCGCTCGACTACAACTTCGAATTCCTTTACCAGTGGGGAAGTTTCGGCGACGGCGAGATCAGTGCCTGGACCGCAGCTTCTGATACCGGATACTCAGCTGCAGATCTCCCCTTTTCTCCTCGATTTGGGTTGAAAGCGGATATAACTAGCGGCGATAAGGACCCCAACAACCCCGACCTGCAAACCTTCAACCCGCTGTTCCCGAAAGGCGCCTATTTCAGCGAGAACGGGCTGATCGGTCCCGCCAACTTCATCGATGTCAATCCCTCAGTAGTATTCCACTTCCTAAAAAACCTTACCGTCACTGCCAACTGGGACTTCTTCTGGCGAGAGAGCACGCGTGACGGCACCTATAACAACGCCGTGGTTCTAGTTCGTTCGGGGAAAAGCAGCTCTGCCCGATACGTAGGGAGCGAGCCGCAGGTACAATGTGAATGGAACGTGCAACGGCATGTCAGCCTAGTAGCCATTTACGCCCACTTCCTTGCAGGACCCTTCCTGCGGGAGTCGGGGCCTGGCGACGACGTCGATTACTTTACGACCTGGGTCACTTACAAGTTTTGAGCAGAGGGCAGGCAATAAACGAAACCAGGGCAGCTGATCGACTCTCATCTCGACGTATATGAGCAAGAATAAAGACTTGCCCCCCAGGCTCAAGAATAAAGACTTGACCCCCAGGCTCCCGGTCAAAAGCCCGATCAGCGTCATCAGCCCCAAGTCGCCGCGGGAAACGTGGAGCATCTCTTTACCCTGCCTGGCCCAGCAGATCGAGAACAACACAGGGAGGGAAAATACGAGCCGGAAGAATCCGATCGACAGGGGATTGGTCGAAGCCAGGTGATAGATGGTTTTGGTGGAAATGCCGACAGTGCCCCACAGGACTGCGGCAAGCATAATCAGAAGTAGCCCGCGGCGCGACTCGGCGCGGGCAGCGTTTATGGACTGCATGGGAAATCTCCTTGAAACTCAGTTGAAAGGGAACATCTGAGATCAAGGCAGTAAGGCGCAACTCTAGTGGGAACGCAGTACGCGAACTGGAGGGGGTAACCGGCCAGACTGCCTTGTTAGGCGAGAATGGCTGAGGGCGGGGGTAATATGCTGGAGAAGGGATAGTACATGCCGACGTATATAGCAACAGCCGGTGCCGGTTGTCAAAGAGATTCTCGGTCCACAGCCCCTAACTGCATCGCACACGGATTTAAGGCGAAAACAAAAACGATAACTGCAGATTAACACCCTGCAAAATCTTACATCTTTAGTTGTTTCTACCTGCCGCTATCCGTTGTTTCCGTTGAATCCGTGTGCGTGCCGTTGATCTTGCGCTACCCTGGATTTCAGGGGACACAATACCTATGGATTTCCGGGACACAATACCTATAATTTTGCAACACATGAGGGACAGAAGATTGGTCCCCCGACTTCCGTGCCACACCACTCATTTCTGCGGTTTCGCCGGCCTACCAGGATGACCTTTACTGAGGTCCCGTCCCGTAATCGCTTCCATTCTTTCTAGAAAGTTCTGACTTCCCACAGGCCTGCCAGTCTTTACTCCAGCTCGAACTCTGTCGCTTGCCTCAGCATCCTCTTCTTGAAGCAATTCGCCCCAGTCCTTCACCAGTCCTAGCAACGTCGGGTAGAGGACGTCGCTGATCATCACCAGGAGAACGGCCACAGGTTTTCGGCGACGGCAAGATGACCACGGCACTCCTGGACAGGGTCACTCAGCACTGCAAGATCATCGAACGGGAAACGATAGCTGGAGAATCAAGACCAGAATCAAGAACTGAAAACTGCTACCTGGGGTGGGTCAATGTTGGACGCGGATGGTGGGTCAACTTTCAAAGCGGATTGACACCCTGCGTGGGCTAACTCTGTAGTAACGGGAGCCAGAGAAAAGGTGAAATCGCAGCGATTTTCGTAATGTCAACAATCGCGCCAAGGAGTGACCTGATTTTGTCGTCATTGCACTTCTCCTGCTTTATAGCGACGGTAATTCTTCTAAAATGATTGAATCCCTCGATGCTATGCGCCACAAGCCGTCTCTTGTCTAGATGATCTACAACAAGGGCTTTAGAAACAAAAGCGATCCCCTGTCCAGTAAGCACAGACTCTATCATGAATTTCATATCATCACATACTATCACTCCCTTGAAATCGCTCAGTTGCAGAGAGCATTTATTCAGGTTTTCGGAAAGCATATCCCTGCAACTGCAGCCTTCGACACGGGCGATTATCCGGTTATCAAGCAACCAGGAGAGCGGGGAGTCGTATGAAGTAAGCTCCGGAGCACTGTTACTGATAAAAACCATCTCATCGTCAGGGAGTTCAAATGTTTTGAGACCGGAGAAATCAAGATTACCGTTGTGCTCAATCGCAGTGATATCGAAAAAGCCGCCTTTCAAACCATCCAGCAGCGCTTTCGGGTGTTGAACAAGAATCTTAAGATTTGCACCTTCGGAATGAGACAGAAAAGAATTATTCATGATGTTCGACATATGATTGACAGCGAACGCGACAGTGGTGCCGATGGACAGCGTCCGATCCCCTCCCAAATTCGCAACATCCTCAATGAGATCATCTTCGAGTTGCACAATCCGCTCAGCCTTTTTTAAAACCCGCAGGCCCATATCCGTGGGCATCAGCTCTGTTCCGGAGCGATCGATCAGGCGCCCCCCGAAATGGTCTTCGAGAAACTTGACCCGGTGGGAAACCGCCGACTGGGTCACGTTAAGAGCAGTAGCAGCTTTGGAAAAGCTCTTTTCCCGCAATACCGTAATGATTGTTCGTAGATACTCGATGTCCATAGTTTCGCTCTCTCCTGCCGTGGTTCCAAAATTTGCAACCTTTCACCCGAAACGGCCAATGAACCTTCGTAATGGATACATGAAAATTATTGATACAGAAACCTCTCCTTTGGGTGATTTCGCACTAACCATTCAGCCGATCCGCAGCTTTGTAGATACTGTGAATTTGAAACCTCGCCCACAGAGGCCTCAAAAAGCTTTGGCATTGTAAATGTAATATTAGCTACGACAGACTTAATCAGAAAAGTATTAATTTTGATATGAGCAAGATTCATACCCTCATATTCCAATAATTGCATACTACGTTATCAATGGCAATGACAAAACCCGCTCCATTAGGGGATGCAAAGCCACAAGCCCCGGACCCTCCAGGAGGTTCTGGGTTGCAGGTGAAACCAAAAAAGGAGGAAGGACAGATGAAGAAACAGCAGAAGACGCTGCTAACGGCTCTGTCGGTATGTGCCTTCGCCTTTGCCGCGGCCGCAGGAGCGGACCTGGCAAAAGCGTCGACGTACCACAAGACCGATTCAGCAGGGGCAGTACCCCTCAAAGACCGGACGGGGAATCTGATACCGGTCGGCAGCACCACTCCGTACAGCCCGGAAAAAACCTGTGGTACCTGCCACGACACCAGCCTCATAACCCAGGGGTACCATTTCCAGCAGGGGAAAGGGTTCTCAAACAGCGACATTAGAGTATCGGACACATACAATACCGCGAAGCCCTGGCTTCTTTCAGACGGTATGTATGGAAAGTGGTGACCGCCGTCTTCGGACTCGAGCCAGTTGGCTCGGAAGAGCAATACCAGCAGCACCCAGATGGACAAGACCTCTTACTTCTTTACCGCCAACTGCGGCGCCTGCCACCCCGGTGGCGCGGCTACGCAATATGACCGCAATGGTAACCTCTACTTCAATAGAACCACCAACCTCTTCGGTTATCTCGGCGGCGTCGCGGCACTGACGGATCCGGCCGCCAAGCTGGATGGCGACTACGGATTCATCAACCCCAGCACCGGAGTGCCAGGAACGGCAGCATGGAGCAAGACCGGCATCATGGAACCGGACTGCCTCATGTGCCACATGAACAAGTACGACACGACCACAAAGACAGTCGTCGATGCCACGAAAAACTATGTGGTATTCAACAACAACGACATGGGCGCAAGCTGGCACAAGCGTGCCGCCACAGCCCGCGGTATCTCGGTTGCGGGCGTTGCCAACTTCGATTCGGCCGCGACTCTTGGCGCCGGATGGGGGCAGGTAACCTACGCCACCACCGTTGCTGACGGCACACCACCGATGGCAACGGCAATTACCATCAACTACGGCCTCGGCACCACCGCCGGCACCCTTGTTGCCGACAGCGGCAATAATTATGTGATTCCGACAGGCGTCATCGGCGCTGCCGGGAACGCCAACTGCCGCGGCTGCCACACCTCTCCCGACGGCAAGAAGTCGGGGCGCACCACCCTTGCCACCACC
Proteins encoded in this region:
- a CDS encoding radical SAM protein gives rise to the protein MAEKKTEDILKDVKPIEISYSEKLKEDPAFVLALIEDPVKAFRAYGYNGDEKMMSINGGGEPFLRQDILTLLRYAAAKGILLSFSTNASLVTEEVASALYELRNSLFYIQMSLYGESRETYEGVTGSRNNMELALKGLANLVERGLDVAVLTVATAENVDRIPEYGGARVWNKGIQVGSRGVFREIG
- a CDS encoding SPASM domain-containing protein, which codes for MVAREYGIKEYRLAPEVSLGRSADKPNIRKADEAGVWSKLVASLARIKENMVEGDPPLYLDARPLFGEYLYKVTGFGNFYENCTAATTMIYLDPSGNVLPCPFLKQLPPELGKLYSHIKSNNIMKSSFQNIWHSDAFETFRSYYDPGKNLFKINKECKFFKKGTCIPCAVTPCNCEASIRALKSELAPTPKTANSCESDLKFAPASASNPGPP
- a CDS encoding winged helix-turn-helix transcriptional regulator, whose protein sequence is MIESEVVTLSDQLRRGELLSTQCPSREILKHVTSQWGVLVLVALMEGTHRFSELRRKVGGVSEKMLAQTLQYLERDGFVDRISYPVVPPHVEYSLTPLGRAIGEKVEALADWIESNLPAIMVLKRTVHPGADR
- a CDS encoding SDR family oxidoreductase → MIVVTGATGQLGRLVIASLLKKVPASRIVAAVRNPDKAKDLANLGVQVRRADYDLPESWESALVDAEKVLLISSSEVGKRIGQHRTVIDAARRAGVKLLAYTSLLRADSSPLGLAAEHVATETMIRDSGISFVMLRNGWYTENYAASIAPAVEHGTFYGSAGDGRIASAARADYAEAAVAVLTTEAEGGRVYELAGDTAYTLNEFAAEISRQYGKPVNYVNLPELEYKKLLVSVGLPEPFAALLADSDSGAAKGGLFDDSRQLSTLIGRPTTALEAVIAQGKKGA
- a CDS encoding transposase, with the translated sequence MARPLRIEFPGAVYHLTSRGNEQKNVFRDDKDRTIFLDILARSCNLFNWLCHAYCLMGNHYHLIVETVDDTLSRGMRHLNGVYTQKFNWNHHSVGHVFQGRYKAILIEKESHLLEACRYVVLNPVRAKLAADPAQWRWSSYKATSGLEKPAACLTTAWILQQFDQKPTSANKKYREFVQDGINARSIWEDLRSQILLGDEDFVEQFKDIAKGVEALTEIPRDQRFLQRPDLQELFSGIDKDNKRLRKNAVIEAIEVHGYAQKDVADHLGLHYSTINRILGNKRNQDS
- a CDS encoding alginate export family protein, yielding MTSGDKDPNNPDLQTFNPLFPKGAYFSENGLIGPANFIDVNPSVVFHFLKNLTVTANWDFFWRESTRDGIYNNAVVLVRSGKSSSARYVGSEPQVQCEWNVQRHVSLVAIYAHFLAGPFLRESGPGDDVDYFTTWVTYKF
- a CDS encoding alginate export family protein, which encodes MATRPAQTDEHTFDDGTDHRRALWGVYSVFPLPAATKTKADLYYLGYYNGNAGFDQGQAKETRHSVGARLWRAEKPLDYNFEFLYQWGSFGDGEISAWTAASDTGYSAADLPFSPRFGLKADITSGDKDPNNPDLQTFNPLFPKGAYFSENGLIGPANFIDVNPSVVFHFLKNLTVTANWDFFWRESTRDGTYNNAVVLVRSGKSSSARYVGSEPQVQCEWNVQRHVSLVAIYAHFLAGPFLRESGPGDDVDYFTTWVTYKF
- a CDS encoding EamA family transporter; translated protein: MQSINAARAESRRGLLLIMLAAVLWGTVGISTKTIYHLASTNPLSIGFFRLVFSLPVLFSICWARQGKEMLHVSRGDLGLMTLIGLLTGSLGVKSLFLSLGGKSLFLLIYVEMRVDQLPWFRLLPALCSKLVSDPGRKVIDVVARPRLPQEGSCKEVGVNGY
- a CDS encoding LysR family transcriptional regulator → MDIEYLRTIITVLREKSFSKAATALNVTQSAVSHRVKFLEDHFGGRLIDRSGTELMPTDMGLRVLKKAERIVQLEDDLIEDVANLGGDRTLSIGTTVAFAVNHMSNIMNNSFLSHSEGANLKILVQHPKALLDGLKGGFFDITAIEHNGNLDFSGLKTFELPDDEMVFISNSAPELTSYDSPLSWLLDNRIIARVEGCSCRDMLSENLNKCSLQLSDFKGVIVCDDMKFMIESVLTGQGIAFVSKALVVDHLDKRRLVAHSIEGFNHFRRITVAIKQEKCNDDKIRSLLGAIVDITKIAAISPFLWLPLLQS